A segment of the Streptomyces sp. NBC_00376 genome:
CGGCTGGGACCAGCCGGCCCGGCTCTTCGCCCTGGTCGACACCGCCAAGCTGCGGGTCCAGGAGCCTGGTCTCGCCGCCCAGCTCGGGCTGGACAGCGCCGAATCCCCGACTTCCTCCCTGACCCCCATCGAGCAGGACGAGCTGCCGCCGGGCACCGCCCTGGACGAGTTCCTCGCCACGATCGCCTGGCCCGACGCGGTGATCGGATGCGCGATGACGGTGGAGCGGCTGATGCTCCCGCCGTCCGCCGAGTCCTCCGTGCCCGAGGGGCTGAGCGACGCGCAGCTGACCAAGTGGGTCGCCAAGCACCCGGAGCGCCAGGAGGTACGGATGACCGTGGCGGTCCTGCGGGACGGTACGCGTGAGTCGGCCGTACGGCTGCGTGCGAAGGACACCCCGAGCGAGGTGCGGACCGGCGCCGGTCTGGTGCCCGGCCTTGCCGACGCCCTGGCCGCGACCTTCGAGGCCTGACCGAGCGGCCCTGATCGCGTCTCCCCCGCGGGGGGCGCGGTCAGCCTGCCGAGCAGCTCGGCAGCCCGGCCGTGTCCCCCGCCTTGATCTTCTCCAGCGACTTCTTCGCGTCGTCGATCGTCTTCACCCTCACCAGCGTGAGTCCGCTCGGGATGTCGGAGGCGGCGGCCTTGCAGTTCTCGTCCGGCGTCAGGAAGTACCTGGCGCCGGCGTTGCGCGCGCCGACCAGCTTCATGTTGATGCCGCCGATCGGGCCGACCTTGCCCTTGTCGTCGATCGTGCCGGTGCCCGCGATGAACTTGCCGCCCGTGAGCTTGCCGGGCGTCAGCTTGTCGATGATGCCCAGCGAGAACATCAGACCGGCGCTCGGGCCGCCGACATCGGCGAGCTTGATGTCGATCCGGAAGGGGAACGTGTGGTCCGTCCCGGCCTGGATGCCGACGATCGCGCGGTCCTCCTTGGGTGCCTTCGCGGTGGTGATGACGATCTTCCGGCTGCCCTCGGGCTCCTTGCCCGCCTTCTCGGCCGCCTGTGCCGTCCGGGCCGGGATGATCGTGAAGGTGACCTTCTCGCCGGGGTCGTGGCGGGTGACGAGCTTCGCGACGTCCTCGGGCTGCTCGACGGGCGCGCCGTCGACCTGCTTGATCACGTCGCCCGCGTGCAGCTTGCCCTGGGCGGGGCTGCCCTTGACGACCGTGGAGACCACGACGCGCGACGCCACCGGGATCTTCAGCTCGGTCAGCGCGGCGACCTTGGCGCTCTCCTGGGACTGGCTGAACTCCTCGGCGTTCTCCTGCGTCGACTCCTGCTCGGTCTTGCCGTCGGGGTAGAGCGTGTCGTGCGGTACGACCACGCTGTCGTGGGCCAGCCAGCCGTAGACGGACTCGACGAGATTCATGTTGTAGTCGGCACCGGTGACTCTGACCGTCGTCATATTGAGGTTG
Coding sequences within it:
- a CDS encoding PPA1309 family protein; the protein is MPNVSPSGPPMAASPLTVAVLEIDEYISGLGWDQPARLFALVDTAKLRVQEPGLAAQLGLDSAESPTSSLTPIEQDELPPGTALDEFLATIAWPDAVIGCAMTVERLMLPPSAESSVPEGLSDAQLTKWVAKHPERQEVRMTVAVLRDGTRESAVRLRAKDTPSEVRTGAGLVPGLADALAATFEA
- a CDS encoding YlbL family protein; translation: MPRRTATMLASTLILIALLCAGVLIKVPYSEMSPGPTVNTLGEVDGEPVLQISGHKTYPTSGNLNMTTVRVTGADYNMNLVESVYGWLAHDSVVVPHDTLYPDGKTEQESTQENAEEFSQSQESAKVAALTELKIPVASRVVVSTVVKGSPAQGKLHAGDVIKQVDGAPVEQPEDVAKLVTRHDPGEKVTFTIIPARTAQAAEKAGKEPEGSRKIVITTAKAPKEDRAIVGIQAGTDHTFPFRIDIKLADVGGPSAGLMFSLGIIDKLTPGKLTGGKFIAGTGTIDDKGKVGPIGGINMKLVGARNAGARYFLTPDENCKAAASDIPSGLTLVRVKTIDDAKKSLEKIKAGDTAGLPSCSAG